One genomic segment of [Phormidium] sp. ETS-05 includes these proteins:
- a CDS encoding dicarboxylate/amino acid:cation symporter, whose amino-acid sequence MKETKSNDLLLPIVMGILAGIMLGGIFPAFGTAVAFLGEIFIRALLMLVVPLVITSMVVGITGLGDVRQLGSISSKTIVYYTVTTAMAVVLGLVLVNAIQPGYANTEAERIGLRGGELLTEVDYRINDNSLTLEQGQLQRAYDDRYMVIPLDQSGVRGIVATTDKANLTTVTVVDWTDAAGETVVPAPTGKGVRLDLTIADRVKDKEKSIVEVLHDVVISLVPRNLFDAMVNNDVLPLIVFSLVFGGVLTTLGDQGKVLINLFVSFNDAIMKIVELLMWAAPVGIGALIAGRLGQAGGFVGFMPELLRVSKYAFTVILGLVIHGAIVLPLILYWFGKRAPIPYIANMSAALTTAFSTASSSATLPVTIECTTEKNGVSERTASFVLPLGATVNMDGTALYEAVAAVFIAQIYGIELSFIQMVVIFLTATLAAIGAAGIPEAGLVTMVIVLRAVNLPVEGISILLVIDWFLDRCRTTINIWGDAVGAAVIDRLEVQ is encoded by the coding sequence ATGAAAGAAACCAAATCCAATGACTTACTCTTACCCATCGTTATGGGCATCCTCGCGGGAATTATGCTGGGGGGAATATTTCCGGCTTTTGGTACGGCAGTGGCGTTTCTAGGGGAAATTTTCATCCGTGCCCTGTTGATGCTGGTAGTGCCTTTGGTAATTACTTCGATGGTGGTAGGCATTACTGGATTAGGAGATGTGAGACAACTGGGCAGCATTAGCAGTAAAACTATAGTTTATTACACCGTGACAACGGCGATGGCAGTGGTGTTGGGGTTGGTGTTGGTGAACGCCATCCAACCAGGTTATGCCAATACGGAAGCGGAACGAATCGGATTGCGCGGGGGGGAACTGCTGACGGAGGTTGATTATCGCATTAATGATAATTCCCTCACTCTGGAGCAAGGCCAGTTACAGCGGGCTTATGACGATCGCTATATGGTGATTCCCCTGGACCAGTCGGGAGTGCGGGGTATCGTAGCAACTACCGACAAAGCAAATTTAACCACTGTCACGGTGGTTGACTGGACGGACGCCGCTGGAGAAACAGTAGTTCCGGCACCAACTGGTAAGGGGGTGCGGCTGGACTTGACCATAGCCGATCGGGTGAAGGACAAAGAAAAATCGATCGTGGAAGTATTGCACGATGTGGTCATCAGCTTAGTGCCCAGGAATCTGTTTGACGCGATGGTAAACAACGATGTCCTGCCCCTGATCGTGTTTTCCTTGGTGTTTGGCGGGGTATTGACCACTTTGGGAGACCAGGGAAAGGTCCTGATCAACCTGTTTGTCAGCTTCAATGATGCGATTATGAAAATCGTGGAGTTGCTGATGTGGGCAGCTCCGGTGGGCATTGGGGCTTTGATTGCTGGGCGTTTGGGGCAAGCAGGAGGCTTTGTGGGCTTTATGCCAGAACTGCTCCGGGTGAGCAAGTACGCATTTACTGTGATTCTCGGTTTGGTGATTCATGGGGCGATCGTCCTACCCCTGATTCTCTACTGGTTCGGTAAGCGTGCCCCCATCCCTTATATCGCGAATATGAGCGCGGCTCTCACTACCGCTTTCTCCACCGCATCCAGTTCCGCCACCTTACCCGTGACGATCGAATGCACCACAGAGAAAAACGGCGTCTCAGAACGTACCGCCAGCTTTGTCCTGCCCTTGGGTGCTACGGTGAATATGGACGGTACGGCTCTGTATGAAGCCGTCGCCGCTGTTTTCATCGCCCAAATTTACGGTATTGAATTAAGTTTTATCCAAATGGTGGTGATTTTTTTGACCGCCACCTTAGCGGCGATCGGTGCCGCTGGCATTCCTGAAGCCGGTTTGGTGACAATGGTAATTGTCCTGCGCGCTGTCAATCTTCCCGTGGAGGGCATTTCCATCCTTCTAGTCATCGATTGGTTTTTAGACCGGTGTCGCACTACTATTAACATCTGGGGTGACGCCGTAGGTGCCGCCGTTATCGATCGTCTAGAAGTCCAATGA
- the nblR gene encoding response regulator transcription factor NblR, which translates to MTNYPDRLTPTSVHPETLAPNPSPSVLVVSVDKTLAERISLDLRESGYAPLVAYNARTGLQQVVSRQPALIIIDKILGEESGLNLCQELRQSGNYVPVLLLMSRDTVDDRVACLEAGADDYFLKPYRGEEFLKLIRLYLEVDSQDTQLLRFGELVLDLSARRALRNGRVISLTMKEYELLKCMMEHPREVLTREQILETVWGDDFVGESNVIEVYIRYLRLKLELDGDKRLIHTVRGVGYVLREN; encoded by the coding sequence ATGACAAATTATCCCGATCGTTTAACCCCCACCAGCGTTCATCCAGAAACACTCGCCCCCAACCCCAGTCCCAGCGTGCTGGTGGTATCTGTAGATAAAACTTTGGCTGAACGCATCAGCCTAGATTTGCGAGAATCTGGCTACGCTCCCTTAGTGGCTTACAATGCCAGAACCGGTTTACAGCAGGTTGTATCGCGCCAGCCAGCTTTAATCATCATTGATAAAATTCTCGGAGAAGAGTCTGGGTTAAACTTGTGCCAGGAGTTGCGCCAAAGTGGTAACTATGTGCCCGTGCTGTTGCTGATGAGTCGCGATACTGTAGATGACCGAGTTGCTTGTTTAGAAGCTGGCGCCGATGATTATTTCCTCAAACCATATCGCGGCGAAGAATTTTTAAAGTTAATCCGCTTGTACTTAGAAGTGGATTCCCAAGATACCCAGCTCCTGCGTTTTGGGGAATTAGTGCTAGATTTGTCAGCTCGGCGAGCTTTGCGCAATGGACGGGTAATTTCCCTGACCATGAAGGAATATGAACTCCTCAAGTGTATGATGGAACACCCCCGAGAAGTCCTGACCCGAGAGCAGATTTTGGAAACTGTCTGGGGAGATGATTTTGTCGGCGAATCCAATGTTATCGAAGTTTATATCCGGTACTTGCGCCTCAAGCTGGAACTAGATGGGGACAAGCGTCTCATCCACACTGTGCGCGGTGTTGGCTACGTTTTACGAGAAAATTAA
- a CDS encoding Nif11-like leader peptide family natural product precursor, translating into MSRNALIEFLQAAVAAPAMRDELKASATSPREIVEFAHDYGYHFTEKELQVELNRIFDKFPPLDIPPGAGSAEFIIDEMLNFCEAQLL; encoded by the coding sequence GTGTCTAGAAACGCATTAATCGAATTTTTACAGGCGGCTGTAGCAGCTCCGGCTATGAGGGATGAGCTGAAAGCAAGTGCTACTAGCCCTCGCGAAATCGTTGAGTTTGCCCATGATTACGGCTATCACTTTACAGAGAAAGAGTTACAGGTCGAATTAAACCGGATATTCGATAAATTTCCTCCTTTAGACATACCTCCTGGAGCTGGTAGCGCCGAGTTTATTATTGATGAAATGCTGAATTTTTGCGAAGCTCAATTATTGTGA
- a CDS encoding sirohydrochlorin chelatase, giving the protein MTWDKLPYLLVFHGSSDPRYQAAVAELMFSLKADLNRTLVRAAFLEAYPLPLWQQITDFAAVAAEQGYTRMNILPVFLHPGVHVMEDIPREMAQASEGELPVKIHLEPYIGQNTSAIASLLAQKMMAAPPVTAWILLAHGSRREAGNQSVEDIAQKLTKLINPGNGIKMTPIAISTAYWSVAPSLEERLATLVAAGHRQVGILPYFLFPGGITEAISRRAEELSQTHAVSITTLNPPHMGMVIGNCSFLPGS; this is encoded by the coding sequence GTGACTTGGGACAAATTGCCTTATCTTCTAGTTTTCCACGGCAGCAGCGACCCCCGCTATCAAGCGGCAGTGGCAGAGCTGATGTTTAGCCTGAAGGCGGATTTAAACAGGACTCTGGTGAGAGCCGCTTTTTTGGAAGCGTACCCCCTCCCCTTGTGGCAACAAATTACCGATTTTGCGGCTGTGGCGGCGGAGCAAGGATATACCAGAATGAATATTCTGCCCGTTTTTCTCCACCCTGGAGTTCATGTGATGGAAGATATCCCTAGGGAGATGGCACAAGCATCGGAGGGGGAATTGCCGGTAAAAATCCATCTCGAACCCTATATCGGCCAGAATACCAGCGCGATCGCCTCCTTGCTTGCCCAGAAAATGATGGCAGCGCCACCTGTCACCGCTTGGATTTTGCTCGCACATGGCAGCCGCCGAGAAGCGGGCAACCAATCCGTAGAAGATATCGCCCAAAAACTCACTAAATTAATCAATCCTGGAAACGGGATAAAAATGACCCCTATAGCAATATCTACCGCCTATTGGTCTGTGGCACCTTCCCTAGAAGAGCGTTTGGCCACATTAGTAGCCGCAGGGCATCGTCAGGTAGGGATTTTGCCCTACTTTTTATTCCCTGGTGGTATCACCGAGGCAATTTCTCGCCGAGCTGAGGAACTTTCCCAAACTCATGCTGTCTCCATCACCACTCTTAATCCGCCTCACATGGGTATGGTCATTGGTAATTGCTCATTTCTCCCTGGTTCATAG
- a CDS encoding phycobilisome protein, with the protein MHPEIVRLLQEAEDRYLQPSEVEIFQRYTASLNRRLEVYEKLREKEEMIFQPVADAIETAFANEKPEVISRSLKHWILILRYCATAMLANDPEFLKLRLQEWVKGLIEAQASTEIELKIYELLENQLKSHLSEKQLPLIQPFLAKSKELIFTDD; encoded by the coding sequence CAGGAAGCTGAGGACCGATACCTTCAACCATCTGAAGTGGAAATTTTTCAGCGTTATACGGCCTCTTTGAACCGCCGCTTAGAAGTTTACGAGAAGCTGCGAGAAAAAGAGGAGATGATTTTTCAACCGGTGGCGGATGCCATTGAGACCGCTTTTGCGAATGAAAAACCAGAAGTTATTTCCCGGTCTTTAAAGCACTGGATTTTGATTTTGCGCTATTGTGCCACCGCCATGCTTGCTAATGACCCGGAGTTTCTGAAACTGCGCCTCCAAGAATGGGTCAAAGGCTTAATAGAAGCCCAGGCTAGCACTGAAATTGAACTGAAAATATATGAGTTGCTAGAAAATCAGTTAAAATCCCACCTGTCGGAGAAGCAACTACCCCTGATCCAGCCATTTTTGGCTAAATCTAAAGAACTCATCTTCACTGATGATTAA
- a CDS encoding V4R domain-containing protein, which yields MISIANLLSEERLPGNYFAHDVYVKGELELGLLENRRGDRLLAIPDTFIAAIYSGLDRETGSATPLVLFNCGKWWGKNFYVRFCEEVKDYYGYGVAQMAMVEFIQCLEQLWKTQGWGLFEFDPTYYQHGFLVVLIRNSPFVRQAPNWKRPAGFLEAGILTSFFTQLTGRELTCVQTACESLGSSANSFVLGLPDRLQNVESWVKEGQNHEAIMAQLCP from the coding sequence ATGATTTCTATTGCTAATTTACTTTCAGAAGAACGCCTGCCCGGAAATTATTTCGCCCATGATGTTTATGTCAAAGGGGAGCTGGAACTGGGGTTGCTGGAAAACCGGCGGGGCGATCGCCTCTTGGCCATCCCCGATACTTTCATCGCCGCTATATACAGTGGCTTAGACCGGGAAACTGGGTCCGCCACCCCTTTGGTGCTGTTCAACTGTGGTAAGTGGTGGGGGAAAAACTTCTATGTTCGCTTTTGCGAAGAGGTTAAAGACTATTACGGCTACGGTGTGGCGCAGATGGCGATGGTGGAATTCATTCAATGTCTAGAACAGCTCTGGAAAACCCAAGGCTGGGGTTTATTTGAGTTTGACCCCACCTACTACCAGCACGGTTTTTTGGTGGTACTCATTAGAAACTCTCCTTTTGTCCGACAAGCTCCTAACTGGAAACGTCCTGCAGGGTTTTTGGAAGCGGGGATTTTAACCAGCTTTTTTACCCAGCTAACCGGTCGGGAGCTGACTTGTGTGCAAACGGCTTGCGAATCGCTTGGATCTAGCGCTAATTCTTTTGTCCTGGGGTTGCCCGATCGGCTGCAAAATGTAGAATCTTGGGTGAAAGAAGGGCAAAACCACGAAGCGATTATGGCTCAGCTCTGTCCCTAG
- a CDS encoding DUF2949 domain-containing protein, whose product MAKAKYSQFIRFLQEDLAISSASIAFAERICSGGHLQKNEAYTAPLPMVLWQYGLVTIEQLDRIFDWLETA is encoded by the coding sequence ATGGCAAAAGCAAAATACTCACAATTTATTCGGTTTCTCCAAGAAGATTTGGCCATCTCCTCGGCTTCCATTGCTTTCGCCGAGCGAATTTGTTCTGGTGGCCACCTCCAGAAGAATGAGGCATACACGGCCCCTCTGCCTATGGTTCTCTGGCAATATGGCTTAGTCACGATCGAGCAATTAGACCGCATTTTTGACTGGCTGGAAACCGCCTAA
- a CDS encoding DUF192 domain-containing protein yields the protein MTNNKRILLSVSLAAILWGCAVGGKSVGEIPQTSPPVSPSEEEFLGQNLPIGALVEIGGKLIELEVAATPQEQALGLMYRTSLADNRGMLFPFSPPTPVSFWMKNCRISLDMIFLLNGEVKGIAANVPPCTEEPCPTYGPDPGQIVDAVIELRGGRAAELGVKAGDRLEVRPIQSPPQP from the coding sequence ATGACTAACAACAAACGAATTTTATTATCGGTTTCTCTTGCTGCTATTTTGTGGGGTTGTGCTGTAGGGGGGAAATCCGTTGGCGAGATTCCCCAAACATCTCCTCCAGTGTCACCATCGGAGGAGGAGTTTTTGGGTCAAAACCTGCCGATCGGTGCCCTGGTGGAAATTGGGGGGAAACTTATTGAGTTAGAAGTAGCCGCCACACCCCAAGAACAGGCTCTGGGTTTGATGTACAGAACCTCCCTGGCGGATAACCGGGGGATGCTATTTCCTTTCTCTCCCCCCACTCCCGTCAGTTTTTGGATGAAGAATTGCCGGATCAGTTTAGATATGATTTTTTTGCTCAATGGTGAGGTGAAGGGAATTGCGGCTAATGTGCCTCCCTGTACTGAGGAACCTTGCCCTACCTACGGACCGGATCCAGGGCAGATCGTGGATGCGGTCATTGAACTGCGAGGGGGTAGAGCCGCAGAATTGGGTGTGAAAGCAGGCGATCGCCTGGAAGTTCGCCCCATCCAAAGTCCGCCCCAACCCTAA